The following are from one region of the Heterodontus francisci isolate sHetFra1 chromosome 34, sHetFra1.hap1, whole genome shotgun sequence genome:
- the LOC137348782 gene encoding zinc finger and SCAN domain-containing protein 2-like: MKGKSTDHSGEKLYTCSVCGQGFSRSSGLSKHKCSRTGEKQCKHGDSGKGLNYPIELETHPSSHTLERPFTCSVCGKGFTKSSALLTHQRVHTGERPFTCSECGKGFTDPSNLLTHQRVHTRIHTGERPFSCFVCGKRFTDPSNLLTHQRVHTGERPFTCSECGKGFTQLSNLLRHRRVHTDERPFECSDCGNCYKSSRELMTHQRAHTDERLFRCSHCGAGFGQSSDLTVHQRTHTGERPFTCSECGEGFTRSSTLLRHQRVHTDRPFECPDCGNCYKRSGELMSHQRVHTDERPFRCSHCGAGFRRSGDLTVHQRTHTGERPFTCSVCGKGFINTSNLRTHQRVHSGERPFTCSECGKGFTNSSNLLKHQRVHAGERLFTCSMCGKGFINSSNLLKHQRVHK, encoded by the exons ATGAAAGGGaaaagcactgatcacagtggagagaaactgtacacgtgttctgtgtgtggacaaggtttcagccgatcatcagGCCTttcgaaacacaagtgcagtcgCACTGGGGAGAAACAGTGTAAACATGGGGACTCTGGAAAGGGACTTAATTATCCaattgagctggaaactcatccaagCAGTCACACcttggagaggccgttcacctgctcagtttgtggcaagggattcactaaatcatccgccctgctgacacaccagcgagttcacaccggggagaggccattcacctgctcagagtgtggcaaGGGATTCACAGATCCATCCAACctcctgacacaccagcgagttcacact cgaattcacactggggagaggccgttcagctgcttcgtgtgtgggaagagattcacagaTCCATCCAACCTCctgacacaccaacgagttcacactggggagaggccgttcacttgctcagagtgtgggaagggattcactcagttatccaaccTCCTGAGACACCGGCGAGTTCACACTGATGAAAGACCTTTTGAATGTTcagactgtgggaattgctataaaagtTCCCGGGAACTGATGACCCATCAACGTGCTCACACTGACGAGAGACTGTTCAGGTGTTCTCACTGTGGGGCTGGGTTCGGGCAATCATCtgatctcactgtacaccagcgtactcacactggggagaggccgttcacctgctctgagtgcggggagggattcactcggtcatccaccctgctgagacaccagcgagttcacactgacagGCCTTTTGAATGTCCAGATTGTGGAAATTGCTATAAAAGGTCTGgggaactgatgtcccatcaacgtgttcacactgatgagagaccgttcaggtgctctcactgtgGGGCTGGGTTCAGGCGATCAGGcgacctcactgtacaccagcgtactcacactggggagaggccgttcacctgctccgtgtgtgggaagggattcattaatACATCCAACCTgcggacacaccagcgagttcacagcggggagaggccgttcacctgctcagagtgtgggaaaggattcactaatTCATCCAACCTGCTAAAGCACCAGCGAGTTCAtgctggggagaggctgttcacctgctccatgtgtgggaagggattcattaattcatccaacctactgaaacaccagcgagttcacaaataA